Within Corynebacterium jeddahense, the genomic segment CGGCCCGTGATTCGTGCGGGCGTGTGCTCCCCGCGTGAGCGGGGATGAGCCCAGCACCCTGCGGTGGCAGATGATCATGTCGTGGTGCTCCCCGCGTGAGCGGGGATGAGCCCACACCCAGGCCCTCGTCCACCAGCAGATCCACGTGCTCCCCGCGTGAGCGGGGATGAGCCTAGACAAGGCCTGAATACGCCGCAGGACTAGAGGTGCTCCCCGCGTGAGCGGGGATGAGCCTAGACAAGGCCTGAATACGCCGCAGGACTAGAGGTGCTCCCCGCGTGAGCGGGGATGAGCCCCCCCTGCAGCGACCCAGACATCTTCGCCGTCAGGTGCTCCCCGCGTGAGCGGGGATGAGCCCCAGCGGCCCCAAGAACCCGTCACCATGATTCTGTGCTCCCCGCGTGAGCGGGGATGAGCCCATGGTGGTGGTCTCTCTCTTTCGGGTGTCTGTGTGCTCCCCGCGTGAGCGGGGATGAGCCCTGCACTAGCTTCTGGTCGACAGCGTTGATCACGTGCTCCCCGCGTGAGCGGGGATGAGCCCGCATTGGCCGACCTTGAGCGCCCCCTCCCCGGGTGCTCCCCGCGTGAGCGGGGATGAGCCGTAATCACAGCCGGTTCCAGGTCAAGCGCTTCCGTGCTCCCCGCGTGAGCGGGGATGAGCCCCCGGTCAACGCGGCCGCACCAGTGCCCTTCACGTGCTCCCCGCGTGAGCGGGGATGAGCCCATGGCCGCCGACAAGCTCGAAGCGGCCCGTGTGTGCTCCCCGCGTGAGCGGGGATGAGCCCGACGCGCGACGACGGATGGAGTCCTTCGGCAGGTGCTCCCCGCGTGAGCGGGGATGAGCCGGTGGCGGGTTGGGCGGTGCCGCGGTCTGACGAGTGCTCCCCGCGTGAGCGGGGATGAGCCCCTACTCGAAACGCCGGCGCACACGACGGCCTGGTGCTCCCCGCGTGAGCGGGGATGAGCCCCGTTTCGAGTAGACACGTTCACGCAGGCCGTCGTGCTCCCCGCGTGAGCGGGGATGAGCCCATGTGCTGCGTCAACCGCGGATCGCCGTCGTGAGTGCTCCCCGCGTGAGCGGGGATGAGCCCGCCACCAGCCCGCACCGGCCACGGTTGTGCACGTGCTCCCCGCGTGAGCGGGGATGAGCCCTCGTACGGTGGGGATACGGGCACCTACAAGAAGTGCTCCCCGCGTGAGCGGGGATGAGCCCAAGACCGCGATGGCCCACGTGCTGATCGTGAAGTGCTCCCCGCGTGAGCGGGGATGAGCCCCGGAACTCCCCGTTCGGCAGCAGTTCAAGGCCGTGCTCCCCGCGTGAGCGGGGATGAGCCGACGACCCACGGTTCACAGGGACGGTTGGCATGGTGCTCCCCGCGTGAGCGGGGATGAGCCCTATCGACGGTGTCAAAGACAGAGGCGTACGCCGTGCTCCCCGCGTGAGCGGGGATGAGCCCCTCCCAGCCGAAAAGGAGACGACCAATGAGTGGTGCTCCCCGCGTGAGCGGGGATGAGCCGCGGCGAACCGCTTCTTCAACGCTCGCGGGGTCGTGCTCCCCGCGTGAGCGGGGATGAGCCCGACGGGAACGGCGGGTCGGTGAATTCGGGCATGTGCTCCCCGCGTGAGCGGGGATGAGCCCACGCGCCCCAGCACCGGGGCGAAGGAATGGCGAGTGCTCCCGGCGTGAGCGGGGATGAGCCTGACAACGCCACGTTGCCCGACACAGACCCAAGGTGCTCCCCGCGTGAGCGGGGATGAGCCCCCTTGAGTCTCGGCATAGAACACCGAGCCGACGTGCTCCCCGCGTGAGCGGGGATGAGCCTCTTGTCCGGCGAGTCCGGGAACTGCTTATACAGTGCTCCCCGCGTGAGCGGGGATGAGCCCGGGGCGAGTTCTCCGCGCTGAATTCGGCCGGCGTGCTCCCCGCGTGAGCGGGGATGAGCCCCAACGCTGGCGTACCTGGGTGTGGCTGACCCGGTGCTCCCCGCGTGAGCGGGGATGAGCCCACCAGCCTGCTGCGCACCCAAGACGTTGTGCAGTGCTCCCCGCGTGAGCGGGGATGAGCCCCTGCACGTGCCCGGGCTATGCCAGACGAACCGGTGCTCCCCGCGTGAGCGGGGATGAGCCCAAACTCAAGGCTGGGCCGACCCGCACCTAGTGTGCTCCCCGCGTGAGCGGGGATGAGCCCGTCAGCGCCTGCTGCACCGCATTCCCCAGAGTGTGCTCCCCGCGTGAGCGGGGATGAGCCCCCGCGTCCAGATCATGGGCGCGGGTCGGGATTGTGCTCCCCGCGTGAGCGGGGATGAGCCCCTCGACGTAGCCCATTGGCCTGAACCCGTCCGGTGCTCCCCGCGTGAGCGGGGATGAGCCGGGCGAGGGTGGCGACCCGTGCATGTTCTGCGAGTGCTCCCCGCGTGAGCGGGGATGAGCCTGACGGCGACTACATCAGCTGTATCGGCCTGGGGTGCTCCCCGCGTGAGCGGGGATGAGCCCCCAGCAGAATTACTTCACGACGTGTTTTCGGAGTGCTCCCCGCGTGAGCGGGGATGAGCCGCCCGCGTCAAGGCGTACCGGCACGACATGTCCGGGCTCCCCGCGTGAGCGGGGATGAGCCGCCCGCGTCAAGGCGTACGGGCACGACATGTCCGTGCTCCCCGCGTGAGCGGGGATGAGCCCGCCGGCCAGGCAATCACCACCGCAGCCCACAAGTGCTCCCCGCGTGAGCGGGGATGAGCCCGCCGGCCAGGCAATCACCACCGCAGCCCACAAGTGCTCCCCGCGTGAGCGGGGATGAGCCCCCCGCGTACCCGCCGAGAAAGCACTCGCGGAAGTGCTCCCCGCGTGAGCGGGGATGAGCCCCTTCGACGGGGTGGGCGTGCGCCACTTGCTCCGTGCTCCCCGCGTGAGCGGGGATGAGCCCAACCCATCAACCGGACAACCCGCAGCGCGACGGTGCTCCCCGCGTGAGCGGGGATGAGCCCGCGTCGGCGGCACGGCGCGGATCACCCAGCACGTGCTCCCCGCGTGAGCGGGGATGAGCCCTCCAGCCCGTCAACATCGCCGACACGCGAAAGGTGCTCCCCGCGTGAGCGGGGATGAGCCCTACACCGCCGGCGAGGTCACCGGCAGCGTGGAGTGCTCCCCGCGTGAGCGGGGATGAGCCCTACACCGCCGGCGAGGTCACCGGCAGCGTGGAGTGCTCCCCGCGTGAGCGGGGATGAGCCCCCTCCCGCGGCCGTTGTGCAGGTCAAGCTCGGGTGCTCCCCGCGTGAGCGGGGATGAGCCCTCTCGCCCTGCACGGCACCACGCACCGACCACGTTCTCCCCGCGTGAGCGGGGATGAGCGCCCGTCCGCGCCTTGTTGCGCGGCGATACCGGCGTGCTCCCCGCGTGAGCGGGGATGAGCCGAAAAGTGAAGTGACGCATGGAACGTGGGAAAGGTGCTCCCCGCGTGAGCGGGGATGAGCCTCGGTGCGCGCGGCCGCGTTGCGGCGTGACGACGTGCTCCCCGCGTGAGCGGGGATGAGCCCTCGAAGTGGTCACGGATGTTCGTGCCGTAGGTGTGCTCCCCGCGTGAGCGGGGATGAGCCGTCGAAGCATCGACCGGGCCAGGCGGCCCGGAGGTGCTCCCCGCGTGAGCGGGGATGAGCCCTGCAAACTCAAAACCCGACCGCCGAAGGCGGTGTGCTCCCCGCGTGAGCGGGGATGAGCCGAAAAGTGAAGTGACGCATGGAACGTGGGAAAGGTGCTCCCCGCGTGAGCGGGGATGAGCCGGGACTTGGTCGGCCAAATCCCCCTATTCGCAGGTGCTCCCCGCGTGAGCGGGGATGAGCCGGGCTCTTGGCACATCGCCCCGTCCCACACCTCGTGCTCCCCGCGTGAGCAGGGATGAGCCGAATGCGTGGCGTGGCAAGCGTCGCTTGAGATGGTTCTCCCCGCGTGAGCGGGGATGAGCCCTGGACGGTATAGAAGAGGTCAAACTTGGGTAGGTGCTCCCAGCGTGAGCGGGGGGTAGGTGGCGGCGCGGCGGAACGCGGCGAGGTCCTCTTTGAGCATGCCGTGCGTGGAGTAGACGGCGAGGAACAGATGAGCATGCTGCCCGCCGAAACCACCCGCGTACGAGTGGAGGTCTCCTTGCGGTCCGGAAACGTCGCCGCAAGAAACGGCAGCGACGGCCTAAGCAGCCACAGCGCGATAATGAGCGACATCATTACCGAAAGCGGCGCCAGCGGCATGATCAGGTTCGCGGCGAGTGTGTTGAAGCCAGAGATCCAAAACGCTAGCCAGATCACGGCTTGCCGGCCGGCGAGCCCCAGGCAGATGACCGTCCCCAGCTGGGGGAGATGCTGAAACATCGAGCGCACGGCCCGTGCCGGGATAATCACGGACTCCCTAGCCACCTCCCGCAGCGCAGCGCCATTCATCGCAGAAGTGTAATCGGAGGTTCGTCGATACGCGGTTTGCTTTACGACGAGCCTTCGGTGTACATTCATCGAGGTTTCGCCCGCGACTGGCGGTGCGAAGTACGACGAACTCCAAGCGACTCGCTCACACGGTAGTTCATGTAAAACGGCAGGGCCCCGGAAAAGAGCCCCCATTTTTTCATGTACGGCCTAGTGTGTGCGGGGCGCGCTACTAGAAAGAGCGTGAATGCCTACTATTCAGCAGCTGGTCCGCAAGGGCCGCCACGACAAGAAGGCCAAGGTTGCAACGGCCGCCCTGAAAGGCTCCCCGCAGCGCCGCGGCGTGTGCACCCGCGTGTACACCACCACCCCGAAGAAGCCGAACTCTGCGCTGCGTAAGGTCGCCCGTGTGCGCCTCACCTCCGGCATCGAGGTTTCCGCCTACATCCCGGGCGAGGGCCACAACCTGCAGGAGCACTCCATGGTGCTCGTGCGCGGCGGCCGTGTGAGGGATCTGCCGGGTGTCCGCTACAAGATCGTCCGCGGCGCGCTGGATACCCAGGGTGTGAAGGACCGCAAGCAGGCTCGCTCCCGTTACGGCGCGAAGAAGGGACAGTAATCAATGCGTAAGCAGCAAGCACCGAAGCGTCCCGTCGTTAAGGATCCGGTTTACGATTCCGAGCTGGTCACCATGCTCGTGAACAAGATCCTGCAGGACGGCAAGAAGTCCACGGCAGAGCGCATCGTCTACGGCGCGCTCGAGATGTGCCGCGAGAAGACCGGTACCGACCCGGTGGGCACCCTCGAGAAGGCCATCGGCAACATCCGTCCGGACCTCGAGGTCCGCTCCCGCCGCGTCGGTGGCGCGACCTACCAGGTCCCGGTCGACGTGAAGCCGGCCCGCTCCACCACCCTCGCCCTGCGTTGGCTGGTCACCTTCACCCGCCAGCGCCGCGAGAACTCCATGACGGAGCGCCTCGCCAACGAGATCCTGGACGCGTCCAACGGTCTCGGCGCATCCGTGAAACGCCGCGAGGACACGCACAAGATGGCCGAGGCCAACCGCGCCTTCGCCCACTACCGCTGGTAATCGCCCGCGCGGTCCGCACGATGGAAACCCGGAAACTGCATACCCGCCCCCGCAAGGGGCGAGAGCGTTGCCGGGTTTTTCTTCGCTCAACCGGGCCTCATGCTGCCGCGTGAGCGATCAAGTGGCAGAATCGACAAAGGACAACTGACCGACACAGGCGCCGCACGGCGTCGACGACTTCAAAGTTGGGGTAAACAACGTGGCACAAGAAGTGCTTAAGGACCTTGCCAAGGTCCGCAACATCGGCATCATGGCCCACATCGACGCCGGTAAGACCACCACGACCGAGCGCATCCTGTTCTACACGGGCATCAACCGCAAGGTCGGCGAGACGCACGACGGTGGCGCGACGACCGACTGGATGGAGCAGGAGAAGGAGCGCGGCATCACCATTACCTCCGCCGCGGTGACCTGCTTCTGGAACAACAACCAGATCAACATCATCGACACCCCGGGCCACGTGGACTTCACCGTCGAGGTCGAGCGCTCCCTGCGCGTCCTCGACGGCGCGGTCGCCGTGTTCGACGGCAAGGAGGGCGTCGAGCCGCAGTCGGAGCAGGTGTGGCGCCAGGCCGCGAAGTACGACGTGCCGCGCATCTGCTTCGTCAACAAGATGGACAAGCTCGGCGCTGACTTCTTCTTCACCGTGAGCACCATCGTCGACCGCCTCGGCGCGAAGCCGCTGGTTATGCAGATCCCGGTCGGTGCCGAGGACGACTTCGACGGCGTCATCGACCTGCTCGAGATGAAGGCCCTCATGTGGCCGGGCAAGGTCGAGACCGGCACCCCGCCGCAGATCACCGAGATCCCGGACGACCTCAAGGCCAAGGCCGAAGAGTACCGCGAGAAGCTGCTCGAGACCGTCGCCGAGTCCGACGAAGAGCTCATGGAGAAGTACTTCGGCGGCGAAGAGCTCACCATGGAGGAGATCAAGGGCGCGATCCGCAAGCTCACCGTCAACTCCGAGGTCTACCCGGTCTTCTGTGGCTCCGCGTACCGCAACAAGGGCATCGAGCCGATCCTCGACGCCGTCGTCGACTACCTGCCGAGCCCGCTGGACATCGGCGAGGTTCACGGCACCTCCGCGGACGGCTCCGAGGAGCTCACCCGCAAGCCGTCCGTCGATGAGCCGTTCTCCGCGCTGGCGTTCAAGATCGCCGTGCACCCGTTCTTCGGCAAGCTCACCTACGTACGCGTCTACTCCGGCCAGGCAATCCCGGGGGAGCAGATGCTCAACTCCACGAAGGGCAAGAAGGAGCGCGTGGGCAAGCTCTTCCAGATGCACGCGAACAAGGAGAACCCGGTCGAGCACGCCGACGCCGGCAACATCTACGCGTTCATCGGCCTGAAGGAAACCACCACGGGCGACACGCTGTGCAACCCGGATCACCCGATCATCCTCGAGTCCATGGACTTCCCGGACCCGGTGATCCAGGTGGCCATCGAGCCGAAGACGAAGGCGGACCAGGAGAAGCTCGGCACCGCTATCCAGAAGCTCGCCGAGGAGGACCCGACCTTCACTGTCAAGCTCGACGAGGAGACCGGCCAGACCGTCATCGGCGGCATGGGCGAGCTGCACCTCGACGTGCTGGTCGACCGCATGAAGCGCGAGTTCAAAGTCGAGGCGAACATCGGCTCCCCGCAGGTGGCCTACCGCGAGACCATCCGCAAGAAGGTCGAGCACCTCGACTACACCCACAAGAAGCAGACGGGTGGTTCCGGCCAGTTCGCGAAGGTCATCATGACCATCGAGCCGTACAACCCGGATCCGGAGGAGCTGGAAGAGGGCCAGTCCGCAACGTACGCGTTCGAGAACGCCGTCACCGGCGGCCGCGTGCCGAAGGAGTACATCCCGTCCGTCGACGCCGGCGTGCAGGACGCGATGCAGTACGGCTACCTCGCCGGCTTCCCGCTGGTGAACATCAAGGCCACCCTCGAGGACGGCGCCTACCACGAGGTCGACTCCTCTGAAATGGCGTTCAAGGTCGCCGGTTCCCAGGCGCTCAAGGAGGCCGTCGCGAAGGCGAAGCCGGTCCTGCTCGAGCCGCTCATGGCCGTCGAGGTTGTCACCCCGGAGGAGTACATGGGCACCGTCAACGGCGACATCAGCTCCCGCCGTGGCCAGGTGTACGCCATGGAGGATCGCTCCGGCGCCAAGGTGGTCAAGGCGAAGGTGCCGCTGTCCGAGATGTTCGGCTACATCGGCGACCTGCGTTCCTCGACCGCCGGCCGCGCGAACTTCACCATGGTGTTCGACTCCTACGCTGAGGTTCCGCAGTCCGTCGCGCAGGAGATCATCGACGAGCGCAACGGCAACTAAGCCGAACGCCCGCCCGGTGAGCCGCGTGCCAGCGGCCGGCCGGGGCGACGGGCTCGCCCTAGCGGGGTAGCGGCCGGGCTGAGGCACCGAGACAATTGCGGCATCGAGCCGCGGCGAAGGCGGTGTCTGAGTCGGCCGTTACCCTCTAGGTTGGTCCGGGGATAACGGATCGGCCGGTTTGAAAAACGGCCTCTGGATACCTAGGATCTTGTAACTGGCACATTGTGAAATGGCTCCCGTGCACGCGGGGCGAATGCAAAACCACGTGGCTGCGAAGGTCGTAGCCACCATGAAGTCCAGGAGGACATACAGTGGCAAAGGAAAAGTTCGAGCGCACTAAGCCGCACGTGAACATCGGCACCATCGGTCACGTCGACCACGGCAAGACCACCACCACGGCCGCTATCACCAAGGTGCTGGCTGACGCTTACCCGGATGAGAACAAGGCGTTCGCCTTCGACGCGATCGACAAGGCTCCGGAGGAGCGCGAGCGCGGCATTACCATCAACATCTCCCACGTGGAGTACAACACCCCGAAGCGCCACTACGCTCACGTCGACGCCCCGGGCCACGCCGACTACATCAAGAACATGATCACCGGCGCTGCTCAGATGGACGGCGCGATCCTCGTGGTCGCCGCGACCGACGGCCCGATGCCGCAGACCCGTGAGCACGTGCTCCTCGCCCGCCAGGTGGGCGTTCCGTACATCCTCGTTGCGCTGAACAAGTGCGACATGGTTGACGATGAGGAGATCATCGAGCTCGTCGAGATGGAGGTCCGCGAGCTGCTCGCCGAGCAGGAGTACGACGAAGACGCCCCGATCGTCCACATCTCCGCGCTCAAGGCGCTCGAGGGCGACGAGAAGTGGGTTCAGTCCGTGCTCGACCTCATGCAGGCCTGCGACGACTCCATCCCGGATCCGGAGCGCGAGACCGACAAGCCGTTCCTCATGCCGATCGAGGACATCTTCACCATCTCCGGCCGCGGCACCGTGGTCACCGGTCGTGTGGAGCGCGGCGTGCTCAACCTCAACGACGAGGTCGAGATCATCGGTATCCGCGAGAAGTCGCAGAAGACCACCGTCACCTCCATCGAGATGTTCAACAAGCTCCTCGACACCGCTGAGGCTGGCGACAACGCCGCTCTGCTGCTCCGCGGCCTGAAGCGCGAGGACGTCGAGCGCGGCCAGGTTGTCATCAAGCCGGGCGCTTACACCCCGCACACCAAGTTCGAGGGTTCCGTCTACGTCCTGTCCAAGGACGAGGGCGGCCGCCACACCCCGTTCTTCGACAACTACCGTCCGCAGTTCTACTTCCGCACCACCGACGTGACCGGTGTTGTGAAGCTGCCGGAGGGCACCGAGATGGTCATGCCGGGCGACAACGTTGAGATGACCGTCGAGCTCATCCAGCCGGTCGCTATGGACGAGGGCCTGCGCTTCGCTATCCGCGAGGGCTCCCGCACCGTCGGCGCTGGCCGCGTGACCAAGATCATCGACTAATTCCCGTCTGATCTGCACAGCCTGAAGCCGCTGCCCGTTTGGGCGGCGGCTTTTCGCATGCCCTAGGCTGTCCGTGTGCACGACCCCACCCGCATCCCCCAGCTCATCGCCGCGCTCCAGGAGGCTTGGGAGGGGCAGCCCGACTTGAGCTTCGCGCAGCTCGTCGGCGTGCTCGAGAACCGGGGCTTACGGTGGGGGACGAGCGACACCGAGCTGCTGGAGATGCTCGGGGAGCTTTCGAGCGAGCACCCGTCGCTTATCGACGCCACCTCCGGCCCCCTCTCCATCACCACCATCGGCCCGGATCAGCTCGTTACCGTTGCGCCACCCTACGTGGTCGTGCGCAGCGCCGTCGACGGCGCCCGGATGCCCGCGGTGTGGCGGTTCGCGCAGATGCGCAGGACCGGGCCCGGCCTGCCGCTCGTGCTCACGGACGAGGGCGGGGTCGAACACCACCTCGGCGTAGTGTCGCTGGTGGCGCGGGTGGGGGCCGAAGGTGCACCGTCGATACGCGGGATGCGCAGGCGCGATATCGGCAACGCGCGATGGCTCGTGCAGTTCGCGGACGGGCGCCGCGCGGTGGTGGGGCAGCGCATCCGCGTGTGGGAGACCGTGGGACGCGAAGTGCGCTCGCGGTGGGTTGCCTGGGAGACGATCCTTGGGTGCGAGCCGGGGGAAGACATGCAAATCGCCCCAGCGGGCGGCGGGGAGCCGCTGTCGCTGGGGCGTGTGGAGCGCGTGCTGCTGCTCGAGGCCTAGGCCGGGACTCGGTCGAGGTTGAGCTTCCACACGGTGTCGATCTCCATGGTGTGGTTAGCCACGCGGAAGTCCTGATCCGCCGCCTCGACGACGCGGATGGCGTCCTCGAGGGGGTAGTTCGGGTTCGCGGTGACCGTGAACGTCGCCGTCGGGCGCTGGCCGACCATGGCGACGCGGCACTTGGCCTGCGCGACCTCGTCGAGGCGCTCGAGCGCGTCGCAGGCGGCGTCCGAGACGCGCTGCACGTTCACGATGGTCTCGCCGTGCTCCGGATCCGCCGGTAAGATCCCGCGGTTGGAGAACGCGCGGGAGCGGAGGT encodes:
- the fusA gene encoding elongation factor G, with amino-acid sequence MAQEVLKDLAKVRNIGIMAHIDAGKTTTTERILFYTGINRKVGETHDGGATTDWMEQEKERGITITSAAVTCFWNNNQINIIDTPGHVDFTVEVERSLRVLDGAVAVFDGKEGVEPQSEQVWRQAAKYDVPRICFVNKMDKLGADFFFTVSTIVDRLGAKPLVMQIPVGAEDDFDGVIDLLEMKALMWPGKVETGTPPQITEIPDDLKAKAEEYREKLLETVAESDEELMEKYFGGEELTMEEIKGAIRKLTVNSEVYPVFCGSAYRNKGIEPILDAVVDYLPSPLDIGEVHGTSADGSEELTRKPSVDEPFSALAFKIAVHPFFGKLTYVRVYSGQAIPGEQMLNSTKGKKERVGKLFQMHANKENPVEHADAGNIYAFIGLKETTTGDTLCNPDHPIILESMDFPDPVIQVAIEPKTKADQEKLGTAIQKLAEEDPTFTVKLDEETGQTVIGGMGELHLDVLVDRMKREFKVEANIGSPQVAYRETIRKKVEHLDYTHKKQTGGSGQFAKVIMTIEPYNPDPEELEEGQSATYAFENAVTGGRVPKEYIPSVDAGVQDAMQYGYLAGFPLVNIKATLEDGAYHEVDSSEMAFKVAGSQALKEAVAKAKPVLLEPLMAVEVVTPEEYMGTVNGDISSRRGQVYAMEDRSGAKVVKAKVPLSEMFGYIGDLRSSTAGRANFTMVFDSYAEVPQSVAQEIIDERNGN
- the rpsG gene encoding 30S ribosomal protein S7, with translation MRKQQAPKRPVVKDPVYDSELVTMLVNKILQDGKKSTAERIVYGALEMCREKTGTDPVGTLEKAIGNIRPDLEVRSRRVGGATYQVPVDVKPARSTTLALRWLVTFTRQRRENSMTERLANEILDASNGLGASVKRREDTHKMAEANRAFAHYRW
- the tuf gene encoding elongation factor Tu, with the protein product MAKEKFERTKPHVNIGTIGHVDHGKTTTTAAITKVLADAYPDENKAFAFDAIDKAPEERERGITINISHVEYNTPKRHYAHVDAPGHADYIKNMITGAAQMDGAILVVAATDGPMPQTREHVLLARQVGVPYILVALNKCDMVDDEEIIELVEMEVRELLAEQEYDEDAPIVHISALKALEGDEKWVQSVLDLMQACDDSIPDPERETDKPFLMPIEDIFTISGRGTVVTGRVERGVLNLNDEVEIIGIREKSQKTTVTSIEMFNKLLDTAEAGDNAALLLRGLKREDVERGQVVIKPGAYTPHTKFEGSVYVLSKDEGGRHTPFFDNYRPQFYFRTTDVTGVVKLPEGTEMVMPGDNVEMTVELIQPVAMDEGLRFAIREGSRTVGAGRVTKIID
- the rpsL gene encoding 30S ribosomal protein S12, whose amino-acid sequence is MPTIQQLVRKGRHDKKAKVATAALKGSPQRRGVCTRVYTTTPKKPNSALRKVARVRLTSGIEVSAYIPGEGHNLQEHSMVLVRGGRVRDLPGVRYKIVRGALDTQGVKDRKQARSRYGAKKGQ